The Pithys albifrons albifrons isolate INPA30051 chromosome 4, PitAlb_v1, whole genome shotgun sequence genome segment TAGATAAATGCTGCTGCTTATTACTCTGCCCATTACTGTAATAATGTTAATAATGGCTTCCTTTAACAGTTGGACTCCTACAACTGCTACTATCTTTTCACAAGAGCAAAGAATGTATGTAAATGATTACGGCATTTCTAGGGGGAAAAGATGGAAACTAGCTATGTTAGGGCAAAAGTTATCAGAGAAATCCATTAATTGTACTTCTCTAGCCTCTACTTACCACTTTAAAACAGGTACCTAAAGAGAATCAAACAGGACTTACTCTCAACTACTGAATACCTAAGCACCAAGTTTATTTTCATATGTAAGGAACCATTCGTAAAGTGGGCTAACATCAGTGAAGAATACTGAACTATTCAATAGAAATGGTGACTTTCAAAGTAAAGCTTCACAGGTCTTCCCCAGCTTACATACTCATGGGAAAACATTAAGACATGACCTTCTATAATGCCCAATAGAGCTCAAAGAAAACATCACAAGTCAATGTGAAAACTAAATATAGAAAAAGGTATCTATTTACTTGAAGAATATAGAATGCTAggatttcaactttttttttttttaatgcattttttgaGTCCCACATTTGCAAACACTTAAGTCAATAGCAAAACTATTCACAGCCAGCAGCCTATTACTGTTCTGAAATGTAGGCAactatgatttttatttctctgggCTACCAGAAAATGACATTCTCTGTTCGAACTTTTGGGTTCCTAACTACTCCTGTACTTTCACAGTGCAAGACCACAGCACTAAAAGATATAATAACAGAGATTTATGAATCACATAATCTCTCACTCTTCCTTTATCCAAATACCAGAAGGACCATAACCTGTTCTTAGTTGCCAGAACTACCAGCACCAACAGTTTCTGCTATGCAGCTAAGCTATGTGTAAAACACTAAGGTGTAGCATTTGCAACTACTACACCCATCCACAGTTCACTACCTAACATTACTTTGCCTACACAGAGAATAAgaactgcttttcagaaaagcttCTAGAGTGAGGCACTTGATGCTAAACAACTATGTGGAATTAGTCATGATTGAACCATTTCCAGGTGCTGAAAGAGTTCTTTTTCCAAGAATGGGAGGGGGCAATGCACCAGCAAGACCATAGGGCCAACAACACAGGGACACAACCTATTAAACTTCTGAAGACACAAAAGAAATTGCTGTTAATTTACTGGAGCTTTTCACAGACTGAGGTAACACATAATAGGCTTATGCAGGTCAGACAGTTTCAACTTTTCTAGGAAATGGACTTCCACTCTTATCTTTAAGTAAAAGAAATACTCCTTCTGTCATTTTAAACAATGCCTCTGGTGACTGTGCACATTTGAGGTAGCACATTTCCAGATGGAAATTAGAGACACCTTTGAGAAACTGTTCACAGGCTCCCGGAGGGAAGTTCTTGCCAGTGCAAAATAACATAAGCCTACGTGAATAACATGGctgagggaggaagaaaggactGCCACCTCTGAATTCATACCAACGGCAGAACCCCTGAGACAGACTTCCATAGCACCAGCCTACGTAACTTCAGGCAGACACTGAGGTCCCAGTGTATTCTCTTCAAAAATACAGATTCCTTTTGTGTAGAAGTCTACTTCAGATGTTCTGCACTGCTCTGAAAGATATTCATCTCTACACACTTCCTACAGAGACTAACTGCTGAACTTAGACACTTAATGCTAAGAATTTAACACCCCCAAAAGGCCACGATTTACAGCATTCCTACTGCTGGAGCAGGATACAGCCACCTGGTGATGTAGATTAAAGCTAAGTTGCCTTGTGGGGACTCATCACTTTGAGCAATGTGGACAGGGCATGGCATGAATCAGGACAAGAAGCACATCTCTCCTCaaaccattttatttaaaatgactCTGGGATATCAAACTTTGCCATGAGAAGACTGCAAACTAAATAAAACTGAACATGGCATCTAATATAGTATGATACataattgttttttaattagaggtggattttttttgaaaagtacCAATATTCCTGTGACAGCCCTTTAGAATACAATGCATCATCAACTAGCTATCCCTACctgcattttgttgttattagtGTAGACAAGATCTTtcaaaacacaaaggaaaaaaaggaagattaaaaaacttgaaaccttcccaaatcccaAGCTACAAGGCAAAAAGATCTGTTCCTTCAAGTCGtaataaaatactgaaacaaaatGTTATCTTACCTTCCAAATTCCTACTAAGAGTCCTGGATTAAGACTGAAGAGCTGGACAAGCTTATCAGCACCAACTGCTATGCTGCTTTCAGTCAGGTTAGCAAGATGGTATTCAGCAATCAAAGAACGTTGATGAGGTCTTTGGAAAGAATATAAAGAATGTAGCAAAAAGGCTATGTCTCCTTACTTATGACAAAGTTCAGcctaatttcatttttaactcTGAAATCTGACCAAAAGCATGCAAGGGAAATGGTTTTGGCATGCACAGCCTTAAACTATATTTTCAAACAACTACAGTGTACTAGCAGGATCTCAACCCCTcaccagaaaagaaacaaaaaccaccaTAAGATGCCCTAATATGTTCCtaaaataaagaacaagaaCGTATGTGCTTGCTCAGGTTTTCAAAATAGCaacaaaattacttcaaaatttAGTTTTAATGCTATGTTGGTACTAGATGGAATCACTGAACTTTTGTCAGTCTGAAGCCAGCTAATTATGCAAATTCTTCCCCACAGAAGCAAAATACAAAGGAAAGGATCAAACTGTACAtataataaattaaaagctTCTGTTAGaatttttctacattttgcctgaaattaaagatattttatatatctttatatgcctttattttatataaagatATCCATGACACCTTTTAACTAAAGTTCAGGCTTCACAGACATTCTTATTAACTAAAGATGCActaaaaaataaagagcaaaaaGCAGAGTCTTGTTATCTATTCAAAATGGAGAAAGAAGCCTTTCTAAAACCTTTTGCAGACTTGGGCTCTTACTACATTCAAAACAGGTCCTAGACTTCCCAATAGTATCACTGTAGTGTCACCTACCACAGACTGCTAGGAAGGCAGCAACCAACAGGAACTTCATCACATTACCTCGAACTGTAAGATTTGGGGAAGTGATGGGACATCAAAGAATCACAGATAGAATGCTAAGGGTTGGAATggtccttaaagatcatctggtctCAACCCactttgccatgggcagggacacctcccactagaccaggttgttcaaggCCTTATcaaacctggctttgaacactgccagagctggggcatccacaacctccctgggaaacctgttccagtgtctcaccatcctcacagtaaagaatttcttcctaatcaACATCCACCCTTTCCATCTTTAAGTCAATCAGGCTTGTATCAACACAGGAACATTCCCCAAGTCCCCACACTAGCTCCATATGGTCTTACCATTGACATTCTGATATTGGTGAAACCATTACCTTCATGTATATTCCAAAGCTCTGAAAActtattctgtgaaataaatacaCCAACTGTCtgcaagttttcttttaatattttctacaTATGAATCATCGCCTTGGTAAAGCAACTACAGTTCACACACAATTTTCCAGCAGACTTTTCAGCTGACTTTATACAAAAGGCTTctcttgatttctttcttttttaagcaaatatttcacttctgcTCGAGGTACCAGGATTTTTGTAGGTgaacaattctttgcagagctCATATGGTGAGGGGCTTTGTTTAAGCATGCAGCTGATACTGCACATACTATACACATTGACACAGATGTCCTTGACAGCAACCAAATACctcaaaagacatttttcatttaaatatcttttcttaGAACATAATGCCAGAAAAACACTGCACACACTTAAGTTACAAAACAACAGACATGTTGTGGACTGCTTTTTAAACGTGCGTACTTAGATTGCACTCGCGGTTACACACCAAGTTCCCTACATGTGCATACACACTTATCAGATAGCAAATAAATGTTAACAACAAAGATTACCTGATTGCAGCCATATAAATACTGATGAACTGTTCCAAGCTAAATGTCTCACATTAAATTCTCCTAGATTTACATGCTTCTTTCACACTTATTTGTACCCATGCCTTAGATTCAGCTTTCCAGGGCAGAACCTATCAGTCTGTATATCACATGCCAGTAGCTATATTAACCTACATGTCATAGCTTGTTGGATTGTactatttctttctaaaaagcTCTACCAATGAAGAGAAGAACATGGGATTTGGAAGAAATACTACAGAGAGACTGACTAAGAATTAACTTGTTGAGTTAAACCAACATCAGATAGCTTCTACAGACACATTATCAACCAGATACATCCAAAAAGGCCTAAAAAATCCTATGTTAAAACTCACCCATAGTTGTTGGGAGGTTTGCTTAGGTCAGGAATCAACGGCATAACTCCAAATAGTTTTAGGGTTGACACAACGTCTAAGCCTGGCCAGTTTGTACAACACCAAAGTATGGTAACAGATGTGTCCTTAAGTGACAGGTTTGCCTTCTCTATTACatattcttttccatttttgtccTTTAGAACAATTATCCAACTCAAGCCAGAGACTCTGTTATTTAGGAATTGAGAAGGGAGagggacattaaaaaaaatacccaaaattTAAACTATGGTTTcaatagaattttaaaatttctattaGCTGCTACTTACATTTCTCAGGCTCAGTCATCTATAGGCTATCATACCCATTATGACACACACTTTACAGCTCTATTTCCATACCCCATCCCcagcttttccaaagccattaTTAATATTCTGTACATTGTTCTCAAGTAAACCTCTTCTGTGACAAGGCATTGCTTACTTCATAGCTTCTTTGATTTTAAATGGAAGACCTGTATAAGGATCTAGAGGTTTAACAAGTCCCATTACTCTAGTTTTGACAGCAGCTGTTTGTTTCAAGATGTATTCTTTCTTCCAGTACCCAGGCTTTTTATCATgtagagcagcacagcccaaggGAACAGCTTCTGTTTGTTCAGACTTCATTTTCCAAATTGTCCTTTTTGCCTGCAAACAACTGGAACAGATTTTCAGCCAAattccactgaaaataaaattagaataaaGAGGAAAACTACATAAATTTCAAGAATAGTCACAATATTTTATATGCATATCTCAGCCACCCTTGAGTATAATGTTAGTGGAAAAATATAAAGTCCTAGATTATCAGAAAACTGTATTTGATCTAAGTTTCTAGAAGAGCAGAAACTGGAGCCTCCTTGctaaaagtgaagaaaatacaaaagcacAGTTGTACACTTTTCCCCATGTTGACCTTTCAAAAACTCATATGAGGTCAGTTTCTCTGGTGCAAACATGAAGGCTCAGGAACCCAAGGATGTTAGATGTCACCATTTCTCATGGGCTTATTAGGTTATCAGAAAGACTGTGGAATCTCTGAACACATCTCTTGTTCTGGATTATACATACCAAATAAAATCCACTTATGACTTTCTGCTCTAccacaggggggaaaaaaagaaaacgtTTTTCAGTTAATTCTTACATTACTTCAGTAAGATTTATAAACATCTCAACTacatacacagaaaatgtttgacTAGCGCTCTAAAAAGTAGGCTAATCGGATATAGAGAACTTCCCACTGTTTTACAGCTCTCAATAGCACATTAGAGTAAgtggtttttaaaaaaccttCCCCTTATGCTGCTATTTCCTTCATAGATACTCCCAGagcagatttaaaaataaaaaacttaaaaacccaaacaataacaaaacaaacagatctGAGAGAAAGCTATCACGGGGAAACTAAGAAAAGGTAGGTCTTGTCTGTCTTCCCGAAAATATGGGATTTAGGATGAAGCTCAGAGACAGCATTTAATAACTGAAGTGAAAACTGATAAGGGTTAAGGAGTTACTTTTGAAAGTTCCACCCCAAAACAATGATGCATCCTCCTCACACAAAATCAGCTAGTGGATAAAGTGTTTTAATACCTCTTACTCAACAAGGATAATCTGTACCCTTCAAATTGTTCACACAGCTGCAGGTGTGGCGGAGAAGGAGAATCAAAGTCACCTATGGCAGTACCAGTGTCACATCAATTCCTTCTGCCCTCTCTTTGGAAAATCTCAGAGAAGACATGCCCTTCTGAAGACAAAGAAATATGTGACAGGAACAATGGGTTCATCTCTTTGATGTCAGGAAAACTATGAGATCACATTTCCTCCCCCCATGCCCCACTATCCCTAGGACAGTTTATGGAATATTGAGTACAAGAAGTTACAAGATTTCAAACAACAATCTGTGAATAAAGGTTTCCAatcattttctaattttaaagtGCTAGCCACACAGCCTACATAACTGcactaaagaaaattaatagcAAGAGTAACAAATTCTCAAGAGACACTTTCTACCATTTATCAGCAAGATTACCAATCCTCACTTAACCCCAGGCAAACTTCCACTACCATGTTTTGTAATGCATTTTCCCTCCCCTTAAGGTATTAAAGCATTCAAGGACTGAATCCATCCCACACTGACTCCTACCCATCAAAACCATTCTCAATTCATCACCTGCTAAGAATAAAGTCCCTGTATGCTGAGAGCCAGGCTCTGGTTATTGATGCAAACATACTAAGGAATTTTGCAACCTTCCagcctgctgctgtgcaggtaTATACAGAATGCCCTGATGCCATTTTTTGAGACAAAGCTGTTTAAAACACACATACCAATAAGCTTCCAGGACTGGTAAAGGTGGATTCACAGTCAACATGAGCTTCTGACTTTCCTTTCACCAAAActggggcagagaggggagcaTGAAGAACAATCCCATAAGTAAAACAAAGACTTAAGATACTTCTATTTTAAGACCAGAAAAGGCAACCAGGTTATTAGATAGTATAAAACACTTCTGACAGAGGGAGAAAATTCTTATTTAACTCCAAAGCAGTACAAAATTGTAGGGTAATGAAAACAGAGGAGAGATGTCCTTGACATATCATCATCAGAGGAAACAGCTGTGTATCATCCAACTGGTCTTAATAAGCCTAAATAGTCCAGTAAGATATTCTCTTACAGTCTCCTGTTAACCAGAAACCACTTCCCAAAAGAGACATTCTTTCTTCCATGGGGAGAGAACCTCTGCATCTGACTACATGATGCTGAAAAGACAGGGCTTAGCAGTAGGCATTTCCTGCATTTTGAAGGTTTAGTCTCAGGCAATATAAGTTGACTGAAGACAGACTTGCCACCATCCTTGTCCTCACTCTCAGCTACATActgcttcttctttttccaaaaaAGCATGGTGCAAGCAGATGAGAAATCAGTCCAAGAAGCTCAAAAACTCAGTTTGGGGAGAGAGGCAGACAAGAAAAAGGAGGACTTGGAATCACAAGTGTTTAGGAAGACATCACTGCCCCTTCATCCTCAACTTCTGAAGAAGTCAGGGCAGATGAATGAAAAAGGCATCCAGCAGGAAAGCACATGTTCATCTCTTTCACAGCAGAATACATGCACTTTTTGCCACAAAGTATTGAGTACAATATTAATCTCAAGCCCTCTTATTAGATGTTACTACAAGCCAAACAAAGCCCTTACTGCTAACTCATACGCCAGAATCAGAcacacatcatcatcatcaatcaTCACCTGATCTCAAAGGCAAAGGATCTTCCCCCTGTACTCTGACTTCTCACCTCCCCTTATGCAAGCACATTCTGTGGGTGGCCACAATTCTCAGGCTTTCAGACAGACCATCTGTGTGAGCTTCCCACAAGGCATGACAGGAAGGCTGGAACAATACCACATGGGCCAAGGAGGGTGCAGAAAGAGGGCTCAGaacatttccttgttttcagtAGTTATGTTGAAAACATCAGTGCCAAGGAACTGTTCAAGCACAGACATTATCTGAAGAGTCCAAAGACTCAGCACTGCATtaggcagcacagacacaccatAATAAAAGAAGGATGGTCCTGTTGCACCAACAACAGCACCCTGTATATCCAGGACATCAGAAATATTCTAAAAAAAGatattctgctttaaaaaaaaatcagatttgtcAGAGAAATATGCAAGAACTTCAATTAAAACTTCTGTTAATTCATCACAAGATCTGGGGTCTCAAGAAGGTCCATGGAAGTCCATCAGGAGGAAATGACCTGGTCTCACTGAACCAGTCAATCTCCCAGTTAAGGGGAAGTATCTCTTCCCTGAATCCCATTTGTGCACATACAGTAATCTCTGTCGAGactagaaaatgaaaagagacaCTGTTGAGATGGAGACAGATCAATCATCTTTCCCTGTACAGCCACAGTGATTTTATCTTATCTTACTAACCTGAAGTGGAAAACACAAACTAAGACACGTAATTTTGTCAACTATGCAATTTTTATCTATGCTTACCTGCTGACACCTGAAAACATGAATCTGGATTACAGTCTTCCCTCTAAATTAATCAGTTCTAAAGGTGCCAGTGACAATGTAAACCAATTCACCGTACAAGTTTTGGCAAATAAGGGAGAAATGGATTCATACCAGATGCAGCAACTTTCTATACCAGAAGACATTTTCTCATTGAAACAACACTAATGCAGCagaattgaaattaaaaaagaatacCCAGACATCCTAGTTATCCCCCCAGGTATCTCCTCTTTATCCTTTCACAAAATTATCATGATACTGGTAGGAGCAATTGTGTAAGCCTCTGCATAAGCAATGACTTACAAAAAATGTGTCAGTATTTAACTTCaactcttttgttttcatttagaaGTCATGAAAATTTGACAGAAAGGGGAACAGATAAAATCCACTAGTAAATCATTTGATTAAATCAATCCCTTTGCAAAAACATGATGAAAGACCTAATAAGTGGGACTTCAAAATTATAAAAGCTATGACAATTCCACAAAACCACTGGCTACACACCACTAAGGACTGTCCGATCCAAAAAGCTTGTGCAGGTGCATGTGAATACAAACAAATATATGTAAATTTTACAacacaaaaaatgcaaatagcAACATTCAAAGCACTACATTTAGTTTTTGCCTCATAACTCTCATTAAACAACAGGGTTTGCACAGCAGAATTCCATACAACACAGTGTACTGTGGACTATGCTGTACATTTTCAGCAGAGTAATTGCCCACAGGTTCATGCATCAGTTCTCTGGCATCAGAGAAACTAAATTAGAAAGACTTATAACTGAGGTAAACTCAACAGCTGACTGACTGAGACCAGCACTTATACCTTTCCTCTTCCTTACTTGTTATTAGCCAGATCATAGAAGAGTTTATTCACACAACCAACAGACAACAGGGACCCAGCATCcaaatatgaaaatatcttCAGCAACACTTCTGATGGcatgctggaaaacaggagaaagaggAACACTGTTAGAGTTGCAAACTCCAGAAATTACAAGGGGAAAGGATTTTAAATTCAAACCAGAGCAAAACAAAGGAGATGGAAACTATCAGCTTgtaaaaacacaaattaaaagtCACCTGAAGAGTCAAATTGCAAAGTTTGGGTTCTGATTTCACTCTCTGATATACAGCATTTGCATAAAGCAATTCATCACAACTTTTTCAAATGGCACAGCACAATTACATGAAAAGTTATGGGTTTGCAATTTCACTAACTGCTTGTACCAGGATTTTAACCTTTAGTCCGTAATCACCAGTATCTGCCAAAACTGcagatttcttttctcctggctGTGGCATCAGATCTCAGGATACACCAGGACAGAAATGTCCTAGTCAAACAGTAAGATCATGCTCTATTTCACCATAATCTTCAACCTTTAAGTTCTCAGGGGTCTTCTGCagttttcaacagaaagacatgCACTCCAAATTAAGAACCAAGTAGCATCTTGAGATCATTAAGGTTTCTGTGCATCTGGAAGACTGCCTGAAATGCAGGTGCCTGTCTAAGCATGATAAGCCCAAGACACCTGGAGATGAGCCACCGTGATTTTATTAACATACAGAAACCTCATACCCTTTGAGTAGTGCCTCTTAACTGCACAGAGTTTAAAAGAGATGCATTTTATACTCCAATTTTTTGGAGCATAGGGTATGGTCACATCAAAATCACCACTAAAAATACAAAGTGATGTGAAAGTCAatgccccagctgtgcctcatCCTTTTACTACTGTGTCATTTACAACAGTTGCTGTTTTATAATACTTTATTCCAAGAGCACAGAGCTGTCAAGGGTGGCATGATAACACCATTACTCCAGTGTTTGTATTAAAACTCAGAATCTTAGCTGCACTAACATAGATGCAACAGGCCAAAACTTACATGGTTATTATGCAAAATTAGTCATAAACTGAAACCCCAAAGTAGTTAGTGCATTTACTGCAGAGAGAATTCGGAAGTGATCCCTTAAAAGGCTGCAAATTAAATAACACACTTGATCCAGAATTCTCAACAGCAGTTTTTGCaactgtattattttttctttgaaggaagatgaaaggatttttttttccttttttctgtcatctttcACACCAGACTAACAGCCAGCATAAAGGTATGGAACTGACCATCCAATGCAAAACAGAGAAATCATTACACAGGAAACTATCAAATgaataaaacaaggaaaattaattGATCTTTTGGGTAACATAGTCTtaggtttgttgttgtttttttaaaaatgcaactaattctcaaaaagaaaactcaCGATTATATTGAAGTACCCATTGTCTGGAAGGGAAACATTTACCTTGCAGCAAATATGTAGCACCCACTTATTCCTCCCCCCTCATCCCACTCCACCATCCCCAGACTCTGTATACAAAGTAACAACGAACAatcaagagaaaaatgcaagtttAATTCTGAACTGCCTTTTACTGAAGTAACATAGTAACAATTTTTATTCTCAAGGAACAACACTGCCCATGATGCGGAAAGGAGTTGCTGAAGGCTTCATACAACTTGGAAAAGCTACATCCTTTATATGAACTTAGAAAAGGAGGCAAAGGAGAACCACGCCAGCAAACATTAGAAGGTGAATACAGGACCACAGAGCAGGCcaggaaagcaaatattttcaacTCAGAACATCTGACATAGAAATCTCCAAAATATAAACATAATTACTGTAAGCAGTCAAAAGATGGCTTAAAGTCTGCAAGGGGTCTTCTAAACTGAAGACGTACTCACCTCTCAATGCATACATTTGGTTTCGGTTTTACAGTAGGTGTCAAATACAGACTTTTAATTCCAGCATTCACAGTTTCAGAATATTTACCAGGCCTGGCAGCAAAAGTCCTTAGCCTAttttcaaacaaagaaaagctgtcaggagTCACAtcttcaaaaaaggaaaaaaatagacatATTGCACACACCTGGGCACAATATTTTAACCAAGGTAGGATTCAGGGAGTACATCACAGGGCAACTCGTTATTATCTGTTCACAGATTTGAACAAGTATCACCAAATTAAAATACCTGACATCAGGAAGATGTTAGATTTAAACTCATGGCTGTGATTAATCTCTCACAGTAGTCAGAAGGGAATAGTGTCACTCCACCAAACCAGTCTGAGTCCAGCAGAGATCTATTAGGGTTATTCAGCTGCCCCACTGTGGCCACCACAATCAAACCCCTGCAGTGAGTAAAACTCACTGATTAATCTTCTGGTTTGCAACATTACTCCAGAGACATTTTTGAGCCATCCAACTTTGCCAAAGCTATTAGAAGATACCAAATAAAACAATACCTTGAAACTTTCCCAAAAACTTTTGAGgttcaaaaataatttccttgaaCATACAACAGAATCATATTTGAAACAAAGTTAGTCTCATTTCAGATTTTCTCCTGCTAAAATATTCACAAATCAGAGAGATAAGTGGTAGTTCAACAGGCAAGTTGGGTATCAGTGTTTTCATAGCT includes the following:
- the FBXO15 gene encoding F-box only protein 15, with protein sequence MATERGRLRTFAARPGKYSETVNAGIKSLYLTPTVKPKPNVCIESMPSEVLLKIFSYLDAGSLLSVGCVNKLFYDLANNNGIWLKICSSCLQAKRTIWKMKSEQTEAVPLGCAALHDKKPGYWKKEYILKQTAAVKTRVMGLVKPLDPYTGLPFKIKEAMKVSGLSWIIVLKDKNGKEYVIEKANLSLKDTSVTILWCCTNWPGLDVVSTLKLFGVMPLIPDLSKPPNNYGPHQRSLIAEYHLANLTESSIAVGADKLVQLFSLNPGLLVGIWKEKNEIAFVMVSLHYHQLLERSILGSATVQYSPPPNKPILDDIDPEYGLHDYSLHLDMHGRNCTYLCESFKNLFCRKGDIANGYLRLTVVSLKDNRKHLPLTGTLGLSWETDVFKGNVKDCCVMDLTLLEEFGKPFWCFSAPVYMELSSKTSGLYDYIGHIYTTEYADSEGKVCVELVWLEETKKYVIVSLVLYVSIEKVNNWYRTNY